From Streptomyces cyaneogriseus subsp. noncyanogenus, the proteins below share one genomic window:
- a CDS encoding VIT1/CCC1 transporter family protein has translation MAIIETEAVLHEAHRDNHTHRDVNGGWLRPAVFGAMDGLVSNLALMTGVAGGAADRQAIVLSGLAGLAAGAFSMAAGEYTSVASQRELVEAELDVERRELRKHPQDEEAELAALYAAWGVEPGLAREVARQLSRDPEQALEIHAREELGIDPGDLPSPLVAAVSSFGSFAVGALLPVLPYLLGATALWPAVALALIGLFLCGAVVARVTARTWWFSGLRQLVLGGAAAGVTYVLGSLFGTAVG, from the coding sequence ATGGCCATCATCGAGACCGAAGCCGTCCTGCACGAGGCGCACCGCGACAACCACACCCACCGGGACGTGAACGGCGGCTGGCTGCGCCCCGCCGTCTTCGGCGCGATGGACGGCCTGGTCTCCAACCTCGCCCTGATGACCGGTGTCGCGGGCGGAGCGGCCGACCGGCAGGCGATCGTGCTCAGCGGGCTTGCGGGCCTGGCCGCCGGTGCCTTCTCCATGGCCGCCGGCGAGTACACCTCCGTCGCCTCGCAGCGCGAGCTGGTCGAGGCCGAGCTGGACGTGGAGCGGCGGGAGCTCAGGAAGCACCCCCAGGACGAGGAGGCCGAGCTCGCCGCGCTCTACGCGGCCTGGGGCGTCGAGCCCGGGCTCGCCCGCGAGGTGGCCCGGCAGCTCTCCCGCGACCCCGAGCAGGCGCTGGAGATACACGCCCGCGAGGAGCTGGGCATCGACCCCGGCGACCTGCCCTCGCCGCTGGTCGCGGCCGTGTCGTCCTTCGGTTCGTTCGCGGTGGGCGCCCTGCTGCCCGTGCTGCCCTACCTGCTCGGCGCGACCGCGCTGTGGCCCGCCGTCGCGCTGGCGCTGATCGGGCTCTTCCTGTGCGGTGCGGTGGTGGCCCGGGTGACGGCGCGGACCTGGTGGTTCAGCGGGCTGCGGCAGCTCGTCCTCGGCGGCGCTGCGGCCGGTGTGACGTACGTCCTGGGCAGCTTGTTCGGAACGGCCGTAGGATAG